One Ctenopharyngodon idella isolate HZGC_01 chromosome 3, HZGC01, whole genome shotgun sequence genomic window, GGAAAGGAGAAGAATCCGTTTTAGGTTTGGCAAAACTCTTCGACATTGATTTAGGCTAGGTGtccaaaattaatttaaatgttgaggTCTTACCTTACCAGAGCTTCTTGGCCTATGGCATCGGCCTTACTAGAGATTTTACCCCAGAAGGCCTTGACCAAGGCTTTATCCTTAGCTGTCAGACTCATTTCTCGATCCTTTCCAATTCGGTATTAGAGGAGCAAAGTTTTAGTTGAAGGATAAGGGGTCTTTTTATAACGTGCTGCCACACCCAACAGAGCACCAGCTCCTCCTCTCAGGCTTCAGCCAAGAATTACAGATGAATTTTGTCAATTCATTTCatcattcattattttatcaaaaatagtgaatggttttatttatttattttaaatgagaaaaacaaaacagaaaatgtcTATGAATCCATTTTGCATCATCTCTTTAAAAACAGCGATAATTACCAGAATCCTATCGAACATaaagaaaaagtaatgtaatgtattGAATGTCTTGGCTGTTTTGTCTGAAATCATAAACAATACTTTCCttgcttttttattaaattaacaaCAGATTTATCGGAacaatttgtatttatattaggCTTCAGTCTGCTGTTTTTGCATGAGATATGCTTCGGGGTCGTTTGGGGACACCAAATGGCACCTAAAGGGTGGGGcaaattaaaaaagaacaggACATCCACGGTTATCAAGATAATATAAATTAAGAACATTTTGAAATGGGAGGAACGGGTCTGAGTGTCCAGATAAAGCAAAATAAGCGGGCAATCGTtcaaattaaaaactttaattagATGTTAAATgcgttcattttaatttcatgttaattttatattaagaaTATACATGACTGAGCTTTTCACCTATACGGATTCATTTGTCTAAATATTATAACAGAATAGGCCTATTGTACAGCTTTGACAAGTGCCATAcgactattattattattattattattattattattattttagcatAATTAGGTCGATAGCTATATAAGGTTTGAACATTTTCTGAATTTGGAATTATACAAATCACAACATAAAGCCTTAGATTTTGGACTCTTGGGGCAAGCACAATACGCACAACACACGGGTCGACATTCGTGATTTTGATGATTGaatccatatttattttgtgatgtaCGAAATGGGTTCCTGTCAAATATTATTGCGCAGTTtctaatcaaaatgtaattaacTAGGTTCGGAACCAAGTACGAATAGGTACCACACATAGCCAATCAGTCTCTGCGACTGGTGTGGGGCGGAGAGTGCGAGTATAAATAAAAACCCCTCGCGCATCTAAGTTCAGCATTCACACTTgttgaaaaaagaaagagataATCACAATGGTGGAGTGGTCAGATTCCGAGCGCAATACTATTGCTAATGTCTGGGGCACAATCAACGTCGATGAAATCGGACCCCAGGCTCTGGCAAGGTAATGTGAAAGCGTGCAAAGATTATACATAACACATCGTTAATTCATTGTGTATTTTGAAAAGAGTTTTGATTTGTATAGCTATTTGCATTGTTTCATATGACAGGCTGTTGATTGTATATCCCTGGACTCAGAGGTATTTCGGTGCCTTTGGAAACCTTTCCAGTGCAGCTGCAATCCAGGGCAATCCCAAGGTGGCACAACATGGTAAAACTGTGCTAAATGCGTTGGAAAAAGCCGTGAAGAACATGGATGACATCAAAGGCACTTACTCCCAACTCAGCCAGCTGCACTGCGAGAAACTAAACGTCGATCCAGACAACTTCAGGgtaaatgctttattttcaaaatatgagCGTATTAATTAGGATTGCCTAACAAATGTACGTTTTCTTGACTCACGCAGCTGTTGGCCGATTGCCTCACCATTGTCATTGCGACCAAATTCGGAGCCGCTTTCAACCCTGCAGTTCAGGCCACCTGGCAGAAGCTCCTGTCTGTAGTTGTGTCTGCTCTCACCAGCCGTTATTTCTGAAGTCCTGCTTGAGATCTCTGCCTTTATTCAATGATGATTCAATGCATTAAAGCGTTgaaaaaatataggctataaatacaataaatacaggCTATCAAACAAGGTGTGGATCGTGAgtcttttttattcatcaagtgAAAAATGATATAGGCATTTCTCATTGATTAATGAGCTTCGACATTTCTCTCTAAAATGAACAAACTGTTGTCATCATAATCAGCATTATCAGTGAAAAGTTGTTGACCTTGCAGTGGTTAAGGAGTAAAAAattctttttcagtttttaaaacaCTCAAAATGCTCTTAATTTGCAGACTTAAGGACAGTACCCTTTGACAGACAGATTGTTCTGATGTGGGTTTTGTGAGATACCACCTGCTCCAGCTCTGATGCAAGCTGGGCCATATGAACATATTTGTGCATTATACATTGGCCTGCATTAGGATGGCTCAGAGTTCTTGTAGCCTTATACCTCAGGTTAAGGAGATGTTTGGTAAGAATGTGTCCCTCTTCTCATATAATTCTGCCACTAATATAAGTTCTTGTTAGTAATGATTCAGGTACAGTAAGGATACCTCTTTGTTATATGAGTCTTTTTGCATTAAAGAACTTATTTAGATTGAGACAAGAGGGACACCAAGTTGTCATTAAGCCTTTATCAGTGTGTTCAACTGAAAATAGGTTAAATTAAGTAAGATTGAGCTGAAGATACAAAAGTGTACACACACAATAGGTTATGATAGTGCAGACATATAGGAATTACACATAGTAGAGATGAAACATAACAATAacataagaaaacaaaaatgtaaataatgcaataaaatacagTAGTAGAAAActagagaaaaaaatatataattgttttaatgaatgtaCAGATATGCTATTTACAAGCGTACATTTTATGTAGTTTACAATAtcaatgtattgtaatataatataataatatattgattgcttatcaatatatatatataagtaaataatttatataaattacatatataaataacatttgctgcaagaaaaaatgaaataaccatttttgaggaaaaaattaGCCCAGCTTTCAGTCAATATGAGCTAACATTGGGTTAAAGTATGTAACCTGCTGGGTTAAAATGTGTAACCCAGTAGCTGTTACTTTAACCCATGTGTTCTGTCCAATGTTTACCCAGTGCTGAGTTGccaattgggttgttttcaacccagacatttttagagtgtggATTATGCACAAATTGGTCAAAATTTGATTTGATCACAGCAACATGTGTTGCCCTCCACATAGTTCAGCTTGTAGTATGAATCCAAAGGATGATGTGTGACACAGAATGAACAAATAATAATCACCTGTTTCTATGTGACATAACTTCCTCTCCTCTGGAAAGCGTGCCCTCACACTGCAATTTACAGTTTAAACTGAGGAGGGAGGGTGGAGGGTCTGGAGGAGGACAAGGAGCAGACAACCAGGGAGTAGAtgaaggtgggaggagccagggggGAGACAGAAAGGGCCAGAGCAGAGATGAAGGAGTAGGAGGATGACCCAGAGCAATAACAGGATGAAAGGGGATGAGGGAGCCTGGCGGAGCCTAAGCATCACTATCGTTGTTGCTCATTTCACAGTATATCCCACCTAAAACTGTGCTCCCATGCTCTTTGTGCTACAGGCATGAATAATACCTCAAAAACTGGCTTACTGAGGATAGGTGTGCTATAATATTTCAAATCATTCGGATTTACAGTTTTCATATAGCAGACcaaaaaatttataaatgtatagcACCAGAGCAAGTACTTGGGCAGTTGTCGTTCTGGTTCCAACATTGTGCACCAccacattttctaaaaaaaaaaataataataataagttatttttgcaattccatttggtgctgcagaaatgacacacttcatcTTATTCACTTCCATTGACTGAACAAGACATGGCCGTTTCTGTCTTCTCTTGTGTTGACAGAGGACGGCCTACACCAGAGTGTTGCAGGAGTGGCTCAGAGTGTCCTGTCATAAGGCTGCTGACACTGCAGTGGTCAAGGCATACATGGACGCCTTTGCCTCCAT contains:
- the LOC127509166 gene encoding hemoglobin cathodic subunit beta-like, producing MVEWSDSERNTIANVWGTINVDEIGPQALARLLIVYPWTQRYFGAFGNLSSAAAIQGNPKVAQHGKTVLNALEKAVKNMDDIKGTYSQLSQLHCEKLNVDPDNFRLLADCLTIVIATKFGAAFNPAVQATWQKLLSVVVSALTSRYF